One region of Vallitalea okinawensis genomic DNA includes:
- the secF gene encoding protein translocase subunit SecF has translation MKIVENKKYWFIISLTIIIIGLGLMMVRGLNYDIEFAGGTMMHVQIGQDFTEGDIRAVVEDVLGSKAEGADIQKVTGSQEVIIKTKELSTDERTEVFNALATEYGLQSGKDGDLLSHSNISGTISGEMQRDALLAIVIASVVMLIYISFRFHDITTGVSAIAALLHDVLIVLAVYSIFSIPVNNSFIAAMLTIVGYSINDTIVVFDRIRENQAVMRRGDYSGLVNRSIKQTLSRSINTSVTTVVMVAMLYILGVPAIKEFAFPLMIGILSGTYSSIFIASPVWHLFKDKEEKRLAKA, from the coding sequence TAATGATGGTACGCGGTTTAAATTATGACATTGAGTTTGCCGGTGGTACCATGATGCATGTTCAAATTGGACAAGATTTCACAGAAGGCGATATCCGTGCTGTTGTAGAAGATGTACTTGGTTCAAAGGCAGAAGGTGCTGATATACAAAAGGTTACAGGTTCACAAGAAGTTATTATTAAGACGAAGGAATTATCTACAGACGAAAGAACAGAAGTATTTAATGCTCTTGCTACAGAATATGGCCTACAAAGTGGTAAAGATGGGGACTTACTAAGTCATTCAAATATTTCAGGTACAATAAGCGGCGAAATGCAGAGAGATGCACTATTGGCGATTGTTATAGCTTCAGTTGTTATGTTAATATATATTTCCTTTAGATTCCATGATATTACAACAGGTGTAAGTGCAATTGCAGCATTATTACATGACGTATTAATTGTTTTAGCAGTATACTCTATTTTTAGCATACCCGTTAACAACTCTTTCATTGCAGCTATGCTGACCATTGTTGGTTACTCCATCAATGATACCATCGTTGTGTTTGATAGAATTAGAGAGAACCAGGCAGTTATGCGTAGAGGAGACTACTCTGGGTTAGTTAATCGAAGTATTAAACAGACGTTATCTCGTTCAATTAATACATCAGTGACAACAGTTGTGATGGTTGCAATGCTTTATATCTTAGGTGTACCAGCTATTAAAGAATTTGCATTCCCATTAATGATTGGTATATTAAGTGGTACTTATTCTTCAATCTTTATTGCCAGTCCAGTATGGCATTTATTCAAAGATAAAGAAGAAAAAAGATTAGCTAAAGCTTAA
- a CDS encoding adenine phosphoribosyltransferase yields MDLSKVVRDVYDFPKEGIVFKDITPILQDPDSLTEAVNQIQDKIKDLDFDYVIGPESRGFIFGVPVSYNLKKGFIPVRKKGKLPFETKEKEYDLEYGTATIEMHIDAIRPGQKVVIVDDLLATGGTSKAMVELIEEMGGEIVGFVYLIELEFLNGRKLLEGYNVHSIIKY; encoded by the coding sequence ATGGATTTAAGTAAAGTAGTAAGAGATGTTTATGATTTTCCAAAAGAAGGGATCGTATTTAAAGACATCACTCCAATCCTACAAGACCCAGATAGCTTAACTGAAGCTGTTAATCAGATTCAAGATAAGATTAAGGATTTAGATTTTGACTATGTTATCGGACCAGAATCAAGAGGGTTTATATTTGGTGTACCTGTTTCATACAACTTAAAGAAGGGTTTTATCCCAGTTAGAAAAAAAGGGAAGTTACCTTTCGAAACTAAGGAAAAAGAATATGATTTAGAGTATGGAACGGCTACCATAGAAATGCATATCGATGCTATTCGACCAGGACAGAAAGTTGTTATCGTGGATGATTTATTAGCAACTGGTGGTACTTCCAAAGCCATGGTAGAGCTCATTGAGGAAATGGGTGGAGAAATCGTGGGATTTGTCTACTTAATTGAATTAGAGTTTCTAAACGGTAGAAAGTTATTAGAAGGCTATAACGTACATTCTATCATTAAATATTAA
- the recJ gene encoding single-stranded-DNA-specific exonuclease RecJ: MLGPKYIWNEREQDDVIIKGLSQKHNISLITAKLLYNRKILEDHEVSLFLNPTFENFHDPYLLKGMEKAVNRIIKAKEKSEKLVIYGDYDVDGITSTSILVMFLGECGFNVDYYIPNRLEEGYGINTGAIEKLKEQETDLIVTVDTGITAVDQVEVCKELGVDIIITDHHEPQEVIPKALSVIDPKQEDCPYPFKELAGVGVAFKLMQALSIAMDCVDIIWKYLDIVAVGTVADIVPLVNENRIIVKHAFQTIPNTWNTGLKNLLEVTGYQSDQEISSGIIGFRVAPRLNAAGRLGDAARGVRLFTCTDDAEALVIAKELNEENLKRQALEQQIYDEAVAIIENSINIDENKILVVASEEWHHGVIGIVASRITEKYYRPSIILCVEDGVASGSARSVEGFSIFDAVYSCNDLMDKFGGHEMAAGMSLDVSKVAELQKRLNTFAEENMQKDTLVPKLKLDAHLPEKDVSLEFINQIDVLRPYGMGNPEPMFCIETKINDARAIGKERNHLKLSLGYNNVDAIGFGIGEYSSSLFANLSCKVVGKLDRNEWKGVVKPQILLRDIHAYEDNSEQVPERKDFAMIYKSLVNYKRIYGNTITIEVLKDHIDQQYGEQIHLNKIKNCLAIFKELELMSYEMRGTIVEFSLFTNKKVDLEQSEIYQQLKKSV, translated from the coding sequence ATGTTAGGACCTAAGTACATTTGGAACGAAAGAGAGCAAGATGATGTTATCATTAAAGGATTAAGTCAAAAGCATAATATCTCCTTGATTACAGCTAAATTACTTTATAATAGAAAAATACTTGAAGATCATGAAGTGAGTTTGTTTTTAAATCCTACTTTTGAAAACTTTCACGATCCATATTTATTAAAAGGTATGGAAAAGGCAGTTAACCGTATCATAAAAGCAAAAGAAAAGAGTGAAAAACTAGTTATATATGGTGATTATGATGTGGATGGCATAACAAGCACATCTATCCTTGTCATGTTCTTGGGAGAATGTGGATTCAATGTGGACTATTACATACCCAATCGATTAGAAGAAGGCTATGGTATCAATACTGGTGCTATAGAAAAATTAAAGGAACAGGAAACAGATCTTATTGTCACTGTGGACACAGGAATCACTGCAGTGGATCAGGTTGAAGTATGTAAAGAATTAGGCGTGGACATTATTATTACAGACCATCATGAGCCACAAGAAGTCATACCGAAGGCTTTGTCTGTCATAGATCCTAAGCAAGAAGATTGTCCTTATCCTTTTAAAGAATTAGCTGGTGTAGGTGTTGCTTTCAAATTGATGCAGGCCTTAAGTATAGCCATGGACTGTGTGGATATTATTTGGAAATACCTTGATATTGTAGCGGTTGGGACTGTTGCAGATATTGTACCATTAGTTAATGAAAATAGAATTATTGTGAAACATGCTTTCCAAACCATCCCTAACACATGGAACACTGGTTTGAAGAACTTATTAGAAGTGACTGGTTATCAATCTGATCAGGAAATCTCCAGTGGTATTATTGGCTTTCGAGTAGCTCCTCGTCTTAATGCAGCAGGTCGTTTAGGTGATGCAGCTCGTGGTGTAAGGTTATTTACATGTACAGATGATGCAGAGGCTTTAGTCATAGCTAAAGAACTCAATGAAGAAAATTTAAAGAGACAAGCTTTAGAGCAGCAGATTTACGACGAGGCAGTTGCTATCATTGAAAACAGTATCAATATAGATGAAAATAAAATTCTAGTAGTTGCAAGTGAAGAATGGCACCATGGTGTTATTGGAATTGTAGCCTCTAGGATTACTGAAAAATATTATCGTCCAAGCATAATATTATGTGTAGAAGATGGTGTCGCATCTGGATCTGCACGTAGCGTAGAGGGATTTAGTATATTTGATGCAGTTTATTCCTGTAATGATTTGATGGATAAATTTGGTGGTCACGAAATGGCAGCTGGTATGTCTTTAGATGTGTCTAAAGTTGCTGAATTGCAAAAACGCTTAAATACTTTTGCAGAGGAAAATATGCAGAAAGATACTTTAGTACCTAAATTAAAACTGGACGCACATTTGCCTGAAAAAGATGTATCTCTAGAATTTATTAATCAAATAGATGTATTAAGACCGTATGGGATGGGGAATCCAGAGCCAATGTTTTGCATTGAAACAAAAATTAATGATGCGAGGGCTATTGGAAAAGAGAGGAATCATTTAAAACTATCTTTAGGTTATAATAACGTTGATGCTATCGGTTTTGGCATCGGTGAGTACAGCAGCAGTTTATTTGCTAATCTAAGTTGTAAAGTTGTAGGAAAGTTAGATCGCAATGAATGGAAAGGTGTCGTTAAGCCACAGATTCTATTAAGGGATATCCATGCCTATGAAGATAATTCTGAACAAGTACCTGAAAGAAAAGATTTCGCTATGATTTACAAGAGTTTAGTGAACTATAAGCGCATATATGGGAATACTATTACTATTGAAGTGTTAAAGGATCATATTGATCAACAATATGGTGAACAAATTCACCTCAATAAGATTAAGAATTGCTTAGCTATATTTAAAGAATTAGAGCTGATGAGCTATGAAATGCGTGGTACTATTGTTGAATTTTCATTGTTTACAAATAAGAAGGTTGATTTGGAGCAATCTGAGATTTATCAGCAGCTTAAAAAGAGTGTTTAG
- a CDS encoding MFS transporter, giving the protein MKILLRNRNLALTVLGRFVSNFGTYIQSFVLSLYVLNTTGSATLFASVLAIAYIPRLLIGPFAGVIVDRFDKKKIIVGLDILSGVVMMLFASYYIVQGQLPIWLIIIVELIMALINIFFSPAMGTVIPTVVEKEDLADANSANAFLDSISNIGAPVVAGLLYGVFGMLVILIINSMSFFISALSEVFIQLPAMKKKSPLNFKSFTADFKEGFRFIIKTREILAFITFGFIVNFALSPLFGVSIPYILKNILLVNDIQFGLLNTLLALGMLIGPLFAPLVIKKVGYNKATYIGFSLSALIVAGMSLTLWSQLMSRYVTLWVPIALIILAGVIVISIVMLINIALQTEIQSIVPVEILGRVSAVAGTFMILAAPLGQMVFGALYDIMTSSSILLLTAIGLFVSALAYYWMVKPPKASLDNEHAEEVME; this is encoded by the coding sequence ATGAAAATATTATTAAGAAATAGGAATCTTGCATTGACAGTTTTGGGAAGGTTCGTTTCTAATTTTGGAACATATATTCAAAGTTTTGTTCTATCCTTATATGTACTTAACACGACTGGTTCTGCAACACTATTTGCTTCAGTGCTGGCCATCGCCTATATACCACGTTTGCTGATCGGTCCTTTTGCAGGAGTAATCGTTGATCGCTTTGATAAGAAAAAAATTATTGTTGGATTAGATATACTCAGTGGTGTGGTGATGATGCTCTTTGCTTCATATTATATTGTTCAAGGTCAATTACCTATATGGCTGATTATCATTGTTGAATTAATCATGGCATTAATCAATATCTTTTTCTCACCAGCCATGGGTACTGTAATACCTACTGTTGTAGAAAAAGAAGATTTAGCTGATGCCAATAGCGCCAACGCGTTTTTGGATAGTATATCTAACATAGGAGCACCTGTTGTTGCTGGTCTTCTTTACGGTGTATTTGGAATGCTGGTTATTCTAATAATAAATAGTATGAGTTTCTTTATATCTGCATTAAGTGAAGTCTTTATTCAATTACCTGCGATGAAGAAAAAATCACCCCTTAATTTTAAAAGTTTTACAGCTGACTTTAAAGAAGGTTTTAGATTTATAATTAAGACAAGAGAAATATTAGCATTCATCACTTTTGGATTTATTGTGAATTTCGCACTATCACCTCTCTTTGGTGTTTCAATCCCTTATATACTAAAAAATATTCTTTTGGTGAACGATATTCAATTTGGTTTACTAAATACATTATTAGCACTAGGGATGCTCATTGGACCTCTGTTTGCACCATTGGTTATTAAAAAGGTGGGTTATAATAAGGCTACTTATATAGGGTTTAGTCTAAGTGCTCTCATTGTAGCTGGTATGTCACTAACTTTATGGTCACAATTGATGTCGCGCTATGTAACACTATGGGTGCCTATAGCATTAATCATCCTAGCAGGCGTAATTGTTATCAGTATTGTTATGCTCATTAACATAGCCCTACAAACAGAGATACAAAGTATTGTACCTGTTGAAATCCTTGGTCGAGTTAGTGCTGTTGCAGGGACATTTATGATTTTAGCTGCTCCATTAGGACAGATGGTCTTTGGCGCATTATATGATATTATGACATCTTCCAGTATATTACTCTTAACAGCCATTGGACTGTTTGTAAGTGCATTAGCTTATTATTGGATGGTTAAGCCACCAAAGGCATCACTTGATAATGAGCATGCTGAAGAAGTCATGGAGTAA
- a CDS encoding winged helix-turn-helix domain-containing protein: MDRVKNLTTLEEVKVFSDPYRMKILKCVLEANEPMTVKQMGVALGEKPSKVHYHVQKLVAVNILVLDHTENINGIIAKYYLPTAESFVIKMDDDVKKSVSKSDIEGIFGNVFDLAKETFGFQIIKAEDYKKRHNLDKMPPSTKINGGVSFESIYVTEEELKEINRYMMDVFKKYEKDDNQGNKKKCDLLFAYMEEFDKE; this comes from the coding sequence GTGGATAGAGTTAAGAACCTTACAACTTTAGAAGAAGTAAAAGTATTCTCCGATCCCTACCGTATGAAAATACTTAAATGTGTCTTAGAGGCGAATGAGCCAATGACTGTTAAGCAGATGGGGGTAGCATTGGGAGAAAAACCGTCCAAAGTCCATTATCATGTTCAGAAATTAGTAGCTGTTAACATTTTAGTCTTAGATCATACTGAAAACATTAATGGTATTATTGCAAAGTATTATTTGCCCACAGCAGAGAGTTTTGTTATAAAAATGGACGATGATGTTAAGAAATCTGTGAGTAAAAGTGATATTGAGGGTATATTTGGTAATGTCTTTGATCTTGCCAAGGAAACCTTTGGTTTCCAGATTATAAAGGCTGAAGACTATAAAAAACGTCATAATCTTGATAAGATGCCGCCTAGTACCAAGATTAATGGTGGGGTATCCTTTGAAAGTATTTATGTAACTGAAGAAGAATTAAAAGAAATCAATAGATATATGATGGATGTATTTAAAAAATATGAAAAAGATGATAATCAAGGCAACAAAAAAAAGTGCGATCTTCTATTTGCTTACATGGAAGAATTTGATAAGGAATAG
- the dtd gene encoding D-aminoacyl-tRNA deacylase, whose amino-acid sequence MRAVIQRVSHAQVVVEDQIIGKIEKGIMVLVGFKQGDDEKTMEYMLEKITKLRIFEDENDKMNLSLSDVKGGLLIVPNFTLYGDCRKGRRPSYSTGAPVVEAEGLFNQFIDKAKESYVTVQTGQFRAHMEVTLTNDGPVTLLLDSDKEF is encoded by the coding sequence ATGCGAGCAGTGATACAAAGAGTTAGTCATGCACAAGTTGTTGTTGAAGATCAAATTATTGGCAAGATTGAAAAAGGAATCATGGTTTTAGTTGGATTTAAACAGGGAGACGATGAAAAAACCATGGAATATATGCTTGAGAAAATTACAAAACTGAGAATATTTGAAGACGAGAATGATAAAATGAACTTGTCTCTTAGTGATGTAAAGGGTGGTCTGCTCATTGTACCTAACTTTACACTTTATGGTGACTGTCGTAAGGGTAGAAGACCAAGTTATTCAACTGGAGCACCTGTTGTAGAGGCAGAAGGACTATTTAATCAATTTATTGATAAAGCTAAAGAGAGTTATGTCACTGTTCAAACAGGACAGTTTAGAGCTCACATGGAAGTAACATTAACTAACGATGGTCCTGTAACTTTATTATTGGA
- a CDS encoding RelA/SpoT family protein, with protein MVDQIYDRLIEKIESYHPANSYELVEKAYKLANEAHENQFRKSGEPYIIHPLEVAYILADLELDLESITAGILHDVIEDTVYSFDEVAEIFGIEVAELVDGVTKLTQTEITYTTDKEEIQAENYRKMFLAMAKDIRVILIKLADRLHNLRTLKYMPEPNQLKKAKETLDIYAPLAHRLGISKIKVELEDLALKYLHKEAYSDLSHKINRKRDERFNFIDNIVKEINEHLEQVSIEAKVEGRPKHFFSIYKKMVSQNKTLDQIYDLFALRVIVDSVKDCYGALGVIHELYTPIPGRFKDYIAMPKPNMYQSLHTTLMGPEGEPFEVQIRTLEMHRSAEYGIAAHWKYKEGKSGKSAEENEEEKLSWLRQILEWQIEMSDNKEFMDALKLDLNVYNDSVYAFTPRGDVFDMPRGSTPIDFAYHIHSAVGNKMVGARVNGKIVTFDYKIKNGDRIEIITSQNSKGPSRDWLSIVKSSQAKNKINQWFRKEFKQENIEKGKELFDKYAKSKGIQLSVILKPEWMDIVLRKYGFKDWDAVYAAIGHGGLKEGQVVNRLYEEHKKLQKTNITDEEVIEQMTDQKVPQTPKKSKSGITVRGIHDVAVRFSKCCNPVPGDEIIGFVTRGRGVSIHRTDCVNMIHCSEEDRQRLIDAEWLGDEQEMPKRLYQTEIQVISDDRQGIIIDISSILKDEKIPVRYLNARTTKEGSAYFNITIEINGKAQLEKIIDKINMIPGIRDIIRTSY; from the coding sequence ATGGTTGATCAAATATACGATCGTTTAATAGAAAAAATAGAATCTTATCATCCAGCCAATAGCTATGAACTTGTTGAAAAGGCATACAAGTTGGCTAATGAAGCGCATGAAAATCAGTTTCGTAAATCAGGGGAACCTTATATTATACATCCTCTAGAAGTTGCTTATATTTTAGCTGATTTAGAATTAGACTTAGAATCCATTACGGCAGGTATTTTACATGATGTTATAGAAGATACAGTGTACTCCTTTGATGAAGTGGCTGAAATATTCGGTATTGAGGTCGCGGAGTTGGTTGATGGTGTAACGAAGTTGACTCAGACAGAAATTACTTATACCACTGATAAAGAAGAGATTCAGGCTGAGAACTATCGAAAAATGTTTTTAGCCATGGCGAAAGATATCAGAGTGATTCTTATTAAGTTAGCTGATAGGCTGCACAATTTACGTACCTTGAAATATATGCCTGAGCCTAATCAATTGAAAAAGGCAAAAGAGACCTTGGATATCTATGCTCCTCTAGCACATCGCTTAGGTATATCTAAGATTAAGGTTGAACTTGAAGACTTAGCACTTAAATACCTTCATAAAGAAGCTTATTCAGATCTAAGCCACAAGATTAATCGTAAAAGAGACGAACGATTTAACTTCATCGATAATATTGTCAAAGAAATCAATGAACATCTAGAACAGGTAAGTATAGAAGCTAAAGTTGAAGGACGCCCTAAGCATTTCTTTTCTATTTATAAAAAAATGGTTAGTCAGAATAAAACATTGGATCAAATATATGATTTATTTGCACTCCGTGTTATCGTGGATTCTGTTAAAGATTGTTATGGCGCATTAGGTGTCATTCATGAACTTTATACACCTATTCCGGGGCGATTCAAGGACTATATTGCTATGCCTAAACCTAATATGTATCAGTCTCTTCATACGACTTTAATGGGACCAGAAGGGGAACCCTTTGAAGTACAGATTCGAACTTTGGAAATGCATCGATCAGCTGAATATGGTATCGCAGCTCATTGGAAGTATAAAGAAGGTAAATCTGGTAAGAGTGCCGAGGAAAATGAAGAAGAGAAGTTATCTTGGTTAAGACAAATCCTTGAATGGCAGATAGAAATGTCTGATAATAAAGAATTCATGGATGCGCTAAAACTAGATTTAAATGTCTATAATGATTCTGTTTATGCCTTTACACCTAGGGGGGATGTCTTTGATATGCCTCGAGGATCAACACCTATTGATTTTGCCTACCATATACATTCGGCAGTAGGAAATAAAATGGTTGGCGCTAGAGTGAATGGCAAAATTGTAACTTTCGATTATAAAATTAAGAATGGGGACCGTATTGAGATTATAACTTCTCAAAACTCAAAAGGACCTAGTCGGGATTGGTTAAGCATTGTAAAGAGTTCTCAAGCCAAGAACAAAATTAATCAATGGTTCAGAAAAGAGTTTAAGCAGGAAAACATAGAAAAAGGTAAAGAACTTTTCGATAAATATGCAAAGTCTAAAGGGATACAACTAAGTGTCATCTTAAAGCCAGAGTGGATGGATATTGTACTACGCAAGTATGGTTTTAAAGATTGGGATGCAGTTTATGCAGCAATTGGACATGGAGGACTAAAAGAAGGTCAGGTAGTTAATCGACTGTATGAAGAACATAAAAAACTTCAAAAGACGAATATTACTGATGAAGAAGTCATTGAGCAGATGACTGATCAAAAAGTACCACAGACACCTAAGAAGTCTAAGAGTGGTATAACAGTTCGTGGGATCCATGATGTAGCTGTTAGGTTCTCTAAATGCTGTAACCCAGTACCAGGTGATGAAATTATCGGATTTGTCACAAGGGGAAGAGGTGTTTCTATTCATCGTACTGATTGTGTTAATATGATCCACTGTTCTGAAGAGGATCGTCAACGACTAATCGATGCAGAATGGTTAGGTGATGAACAGGAAATGCCAAAACGCCTGTATCAAACTGAAATTCAAGTAATTTCTGATGACAGACAGGGTATTATAATAGATATATCCAGTATACTTAAAGACGAAAAAATACCCGTCAGATACTTGAATGCAAGAACCACTAAAGAAGGTTCAGCTTATTTCAATATAACTATTGAAATCAATGGTAAAGCTCAGCTTGAGAAAATCATTGACAAGATAAATATGATACCAGGTATACGTGATATTATAAGAACCTCCTATTAA